A stretch of the Vulcanisaeta souniana JCM 11219 genome encodes the following:
- a CDS encoding DsbA family protein encodes MPDKWLIRDLRSVLERVDRVGLGFRAQNPRLLIIVFYDLHCPGCALLEDEAGDYLMELFREGKASLYFVDYPVHRGIEKLHAVFRCIYRRNPTAFLEVLRRHYEAYLSGKLSGEDAIAEASNDCVNEELQRIMEARSVAKELGAPGTPTVIIGNLVKNIGQGIFGYPGITRLMKTIEEFYVY; translated from the coding sequence ATGCCTGATAAGTGGTTAATTAGGGACTTAAGGAGTGTGCTGGAGAGAGTTGATAGGGTTGGGCTGGGTTTTAGGGCTCAAAACCCTAGGTTACTTATCATAGTATTTTATGATCTTCATTGCCCTGGTTGTGCATTGCTTGAGGATGAGGCTGGTGACTACCTAATGGAGTTGTTTAGGGAGGGTAAGGCATCTCTTTACTTCGTTGATTACCCAGTACATAGAGGTATTGAGAAGCTCCACGCGGTTTTTCGATGTATCTATAGGAGGAATCCAACGGCCTTTCTTGAGGTGCTCAGGAGACACTATGAGGCTTACCTAAGTGGCAAGTTAAGTGGTGAGGATGCAATTGCTGAGGCTAGTAATGACTGCGTTAATGAGGAGTTGCAGAGGATCATGGAAGCAAGGTCTGTTGCGAAGGAACTGGGTGCTCCAGGAACACCGACAGTAATAATCGGTAATTTAGTTAAAAATATTGGGCAGGGAATATTTGGGTACCCAGGAATAACAAGGCTTATGAAGACCATAGAGGAGTTCTACGTATACTAG
- a CDS encoding proton-conducting transporter membrane subunit, whose amino-acid sequence MIIPYTYILLVSAIINVVGTVPTLLSDSSKRYSWIAPLISMLILLMTPGIHLLAYVAFLVVIGILGMITLMRLNSSIRGVDYMLISIMILATALALYTSDLALVLLSLMLISAPTYLLILMGDPSVSIEVGIKYVVNMIIATVLFFVGAIIISSGPSLITYIIGFSLLLLGLSLEVGAAPMHEWVPDVFTAGNPIPVSIIASIAKIAPFIVAIKITLTTMGLYGIPTYYLAYMAGAFATISMFLGNIGALTSRESPRVLAYSSIANMGYVMAAFAAAIMGAQQLALVGLLLQLFMNAVGKMGFFNTIFSKGNNAVSTWLISLAFIGTPPLLGFWSKLYIIIALVYGNLTWLAVLLVINSVISVPYYVRLARELGTGWRGGLAEGLMLAFTIIVLSTTIPPTWLIHPIMNLVSHLVLTL is encoded by the coding sequence ATGATCATCCCCTACACATACATTCTCCTTGTCTCGGCAATAATAAACGTAGTTGGCACAGTACCCACACTACTCAGTGATAGTTCCAAGAGGTATTCCTGGATAGCACCGTTAATTTCAATGTTAATCCTCCTGATGACCCCGGGCATTCACTTATTGGCTTATGTGGCTTTCCTTGTGGTTATTGGGATACTTGGAATGATTACACTAATGAGGTTAAACTCGTCAATAAGGGGTGTTGATTACATGCTTATCTCCATAATGATACTCGCCACAGCACTAGCCCTATACACAAGCGACCTAGCACTGGTCCTACTATCACTAATGCTTATCTCAGCACCAACATACTTACTCATACTAATGGGTGATCCCAGTGTCAGTATTGAGGTTGGTATCAAGTACGTTGTTAACATGATAATAGCCACAGTGCTCTTCTTCGTAGGCGCGATAATAATCAGCTCAGGACCATCGCTAATAACCTACATAATAGGCTTCTCCCTATTACTCCTCGGCTTATCCCTTGAGGTTGGCGCAGCTCCAATGCATGAATGGGTCCCAGATGTATTCACCGCGGGCAACCCGATACCGGTCTCTATAATAGCCTCGATAGCCAAGATAGCTCCGTTCATTGTTGCCATAAAGATAACGCTAACAACAATGGGACTATATGGAATACCGACCTACTACCTGGCCTACATGGCTGGCGCCTTCGCCACGATATCAATGTTCCTGGGCAACATAGGTGCATTAACGAGTAGAGAGAGCCCCAGGGTTCTTGCTTACTCATCAATAGCCAACATGGGTTATGTGATGGCCGCCTTCGCAGCGGCTATAATGGGTGCGCAACAACTTGCTCTGGTTGGTTTATTACTGCAGTTATTCATGAATGCTGTAGGTAAGATGGGATTCTTTAATACCATATTCTCGAAGGGTAATAATGCAGTTAGTACCTGGTTAATATCCCTAGCCTTTATTGGAACACCACCACTCCTTGGTTTCTGGTCAAAGTTATACATAATAATCGCCCTGGTTTATGGAAACCTCACTTGGCTTGCGGTGCTCCTCGTGATAAACTCTGTGATTTCAGTGCCTTACTACGTTAGGCTAGCTAGAGAATTAGGGACTGGGTGGCGGGGTGGCTTGGCCGAGGGATTAATGCTGGCCTTCACAATAATAGTTCTGTCAACAACAATACCACCAACATGGCTAATACACCCAATAATGAACTTAGTTAGCCACCTAGTGCTTACTCTCTAA
- a CDS encoding NADH-quinone oxidoreductase subunit K: protein MEVNSAIIYGFASIILMIGYYSALRANDLIRVLISLELMFNAIFLALIPLFAVNPVVAFGILIVTILASSTEFMTLIIAIMSMDRIRKSVRVEEVKAGGEQYVEPKSNT from the coding sequence ATGGAAGTGAACTCGGCTATTATCTACGGATTCGCCTCAATAATATTAATGATTGGCTACTACAGCGCATTGAGGGCTAATGACCTAATTAGGGTGTTAATATCACTGGAGCTCATGTTTAACGCAATATTCCTGGCCCTAATACCATTGTTTGCAGTGAATCCTGTCGTTGCCTTCGGAATACTTATTGTCACTATATTGGCTTCGTCCACGGAGTTCATGACACTAATAATAGCCATAATGTCCATGGATAGGATCAGGAAGTCCGTTAGGGTTGAGGAAGTTAAGGCTGGTGGTGAGCAGTATGTTGAGCCAAAGAGTAATACCTAA
- a CDS encoding cob(I)yrinic acid a,c-diamide adenosyltransferase, whose product MGLVLLYTGDGKGKTTAALGLVLRAVGHGYRVIIAHLMKTLIYRGEYVGEYLAIKKFLSGYVDVFSLDPDQHLTPRDVLKTALSRAMEIKPFLLILDEVNNAVTNGYLTTREVIDGIKSLSPEVNVVLTGRDAPREFMELADLITVMEAEKHYFNKGVVGVEGLEW is encoded by the coding sequence GTGGGCTTGGTCCTCCTTTACACTGGTGATGGGAAGGGAAAGACGACGGCAGCCCTTGGCCTCGTGCTTAGGGCCGTTGGTCATGGATACAGGGTGATAATTGCCCACCTAATGAAGACATTAATATATAGGGGCGAGTACGTTGGTGAGTACCTTGCAATTAAGAAATTTCTCAGTGGTTATGTCGATGTCTTCTCATTAGACCCAGACCAACACCTGACACCTAGGGATGTACTTAAGACGGCCTTATCCAGGGCTATGGAGATTAAGCCATTTCTACTTATCCTTGATGAGGTCAATAATGCAGTGACCAATGGTTATTTAACAACTAGGGAAGTAATTGACGGCATTAAGTCGTTGTCTCCCGAGGTTAATGTTGTGTTAACAGGTAGGGATGCGCCCAGGGAGTTCATGGAGCTTGCCGACCTTATAACGGTTATGGAAGCCGAGAAGCACTATTTTAATAAGGGCGTGGTTGGTGTGGAGGGCCTTGAGTGGTAA
- a CDS encoding BtpA/SgcQ family protein: MSALRFRDDRPTLIGVVHLPPLPGAIRYGGLDVSTIVDFAVRNARTLDEAGFDAVILENYNDYPFRARVREPETIASMAIIAREVIKTATIPVGINLLRNSGPEAAAIAAVTGASFIRSNAYCEAVVSTEGIIEPVAREVLEVMTRLNTKITVLADIFVKHASPLHRMTIEDIAKDCIERSLADALVVTGPRTGEPPDPLLVRRVVKAVGTKILVGSGINPNNINDYRDTHGFIVGTYLKDEEGQIDPAKARNMVNIVKSLAKT; the protein is encoded by the coding sequence ATGTCAGCACTGAGATTCCGAGATGATCGACCAACATTAATAGGGGTTGTGCACTTACCACCATTGCCTGGAGCAATCAGGTATGGTGGTCTTGACGTTAGTACAATAGTGGATTTTGCCGTGAGGAATGCCAGGACTCTTGATGAGGCTGGTTTTGATGCCGTGATCCTCGAGAACTACAATGATTACCCATTTAGGGCCAGGGTTAGGGAGCCGGAGACCATAGCATCCATGGCTATAATAGCGAGGGAGGTAATCAAGACAGCAACGATACCCGTGGGGATAAACCTTCTCAGGAACTCAGGGCCTGAGGCAGCCGCAATAGCCGCAGTTACAGGCGCATCCTTCATTAGGTCAAATGCCTACTGTGAGGCCGTAGTTAGCACCGAGGGAATTATTGAGCCAGTAGCTAGGGAGGTGCTTGAGGTAATGACGAGGTTAAACACAAAGATAACCGTACTGGCGGACATATTCGTTAAACATGCAAGCCCCTTGCACAGAATGACTATTGAGGATATTGCCAAGGACTGCATTGAGAGGTCGCTAGCAGATGCACTTGTGGTCACCGGGCCAAGGACCGGTGAACCTCCCGACCCATTGCTTGTTAGGCGCGTGGTAAAGGCAGTAGGCACGAAGATACTCGTAGGTAGCGGCATCAACCCGAACAACATTAATGATTATAGGGATACTCACGGCTTCATAGTCGGGACATACCTAAAGGATGAGGAGGGTCAGATAGATCCCGCGAAGGCCAGGAACATGGTAAACATCGTTAAATCACTAGCCAAGACATGA
- a CDS encoding ArsR family transcriptional regulator, with the protein MVEYEKDLRKILIWLLGGSRGGLMRLKILLILKKKPMNPNQLAKALNVNYRTIMYHLELLERYELVSRLDIGYGAPYFISDKLEKKWDLIREVMRIMGINEKEEIEGGDEP; encoded by the coding sequence ATGGTTGAGTATGAGAAGGATCTAAGGAAAATACTTATTTGGTTGCTCGGTGGCTCACGTGGAGGTTTAATGAGACTAAAGATCCTGCTAATACTTAAGAAAAAACCAATGAACCCTAATCAATTGGCTAAGGCATTAAACGTAAACTATAGAACAATAATGTACCATCTTGAGCTCCTTGAGAGATATGAACTTGTTAGTAGGTTAGATATTGGTTATGGTGCACCATACTTCATTAGTGATAAACTTGAAAAGAAGTGGGACCTTATTAGGGAAGTTATGAGGATAATGGGCATTAACGAAAAGGAGGAAATAGAGGGAGGTGATGAACCATAA